GTCAATGTGTTAATGATCCATTGAATCTCAATTTTGAACCAATGTGTACTATTTATTGTTTTTGAAGAAGAATGCAGTTAATTATTTAGTAAGTGCAACTAAAATTGTTAAATTATATCAATGCTAAGTGTAATAGTAATCTTTCcaatttttgataaattattttaaatcatTTTTAATTGTCAAATAGCGTCTAGTAAGTTTCATAACCTTCTACTCTCAGATCCCTTTCTTTTCCAACTTTATTTCAGCATGCTCAAGATAATTGAAAGGTACCAAATGTTCAGGAATAATGCAGAATCTGTACCAACATCAAGTGAAGCTCAGGTATGCAATCTCCAAGGCATAGGAAGAAATTACTCATTTTTTTGTTTGTGTATGTTTTCTATGAAATATAGTACATCAAACTAGCAtgcaatagttttttttttttttcatcatcctTGCAGTATTTTGTGAATTATCTTTATAACAATTAAGATTACATCCAAAAGAGATTGTTGCTAACTAGATTCCTTCATCCTGTAAGTATCCAAAAACTCTTTTTAATGCCTTGACTATAAATTTGGCTCACCATAAAACTGGGTAAAAATTATCATTGCATTTTCCCCATTTGTTTCATCAACATGGATTAATTGTACACACGaaagaatatattttattatccaCGTCAATCTTGAATGTAGTTAGAATCATGAATGTTCACAGGAATGAGTCTGTCTTGATTAAGAGGTCCTGATGTAGTAGGAAAACCTAAAAGGTGCTTAATGTGATGAGAGAATTGACGGGGTgggtaataagaaaaaaaagcgaAAACAAAGAGAAAGGAGGCGAGGAAAATCTGCTTAAGCAACAAAGAACAAGTGAGTTCAACACGTTCCAAGATGGTCAAGCTACCGAGCAGTTTGTTGTTTCTAGCCATGGAGCAGTTTTCTTGTTTGTCCATCTGGTTAGGCAGCATCATCGTAGTCGACTCTAGCATCATTTTAGAAATTTTGAGTTTAACTTAATGCTATTATAAATGATATTTGAACGTCAATATGAAACCTTAAGATTATTAAGTTAGTATCCAACTTCTGTATATATAGCCTGATTATCCTTAATCCTTAGCAATACGAATCTAATCTCTATTCTATATCTCTATTTGATGCATCAATACTTCTGATAAGCTGAAACTACTTTACTTATTTACTAATATAATGTGCATTAAACCATATATCTTAGTTTGATCTgccatccatcatttagtaatatTGAGTTCAGCAAACCTTAGATACTGACTATTTTACCATACATTTATGAAATGGGAGCAATCAAAACATCATGCATTTACTTAGCTATTTTGCTTATTTAAAAGGTATCCGCAAAAGACATATATTAATGTCTATACCAACTATCAAAGCCATATTATATTCCCGTTTGTGCAGCTTTTGTGCCAACAATGGGAATATATATGTACATTTCTTATGTTATTTTTGAATTCTTTCTCGCAGATAGCTTTGTGTTTGTGTATTAGCATCTCAATTAAATGCAAGTATGCGTTCATACAAGCTGCAATCATCATGCTTAAGCAGATGATCTCTGACAGTTAATATTGTGTTGTCTAAGCAGAACAGTTATCAAGAATACTTGAAGATGAAAGCAAGAATCGAATATCTGCAGCATTCTCAGAGGTAATCATTATTGCTAATTATCCCTGTAAATTAGCGTTCACCGTTGTGTGTGGTAATGTATGCACTTATATGGTATGTGGTGCTATAACCCTATGACTGTAGCAATCTCCTCGGTGAGGAGCTAGGGCCATTAAGTATTAACGAGCTCGAGAGACTCGAGAATCAAATAGAGGTGTCTATAAAGCAGATCAGATCAAAAAAGGTAAATTGCAGAAACTCTTAGCATTATCTGAAGGTATTGTTTTTCCTACTCCTTTGTGACTCATTGTTAATTTTGCAGTCCAAGTGGCATGCTTAACTCTTTATTTTGTTTGTAGTGAAAGTGAAATTATTTGcctaagatttatttataaacatAAATGCATAATATACaaggaatagaaaaaaaaagagaaatatttttattcatgaataattagataTTATTTCGACGgaggataaaataaaaaaaattatttaagatgatatgagcaCGTGCTAATGATATGATGAAaaatagaggaagacctaaaaaatattttaataaaaaaaaatttaagtactctgaatttaactaaacatatgactttttacatattTCAATAGTTAAGATTTACCATTTTATTGTTGTTGGTATAGTAAGAATAGAAATGTGTCCTCagatttttcataaatgaaaGAAGATAAAGAGACACCGGGTAAGATAACTTTATCTTTCTCTTATGCTTTAGAGAAGGACTGCAGAGATAATGGTTAGAGTTACAAACTTTGGATCATGAAATAAGAGGAATGAACAAGGTCATACATATATGTTGTATGTGGCACTTGATGAGCGTTAACTAATAACATCTCGTTACTCTCTCCAGTATTTTTTCCCCATAAGTTTTCCGGGAGTAGTTTCTTAAAAGAAATGGTTGATCTCTGCCTGGTTCTCAGGAATGTTCAAAATAGTGGTTGGGATTAAATCAGATGATAGACCATATGATTAGATATATCTGAAGGTGTGCTCGCTCGTAGGACAATCAAATGGTCCAACGAGATTACACCTACTGTGAAGATGATCTAACCAGTTGGGATGACTTGATAAACATAAACAATTCAAATATTACCTTATTTACATGATGAGAGTAAACATTTGAGTTAGATACTAGTGTTTCAACTATTTGAGATTAGTTCATCTTCACAGTCATTGAGCTCTGAGTAGGATAATCTCACTGGTCAGAATTAAATCTTACATGATGAGAGTATGGATCAATTATGCATCAATTTAAAACCCACTTGTGAAACATTTGAATTTGACAAAGTAGGCCTGCCATAGCtaaattatgaatatttatatatgtactataagttttccttctcaaaccTATTAACATGTTGTCTATATTATCAGATGCAGCTAATGCTTGATCAGCTTTACGATCTAAAAGACAAGGTAGATTTCAGATTAGGACTTCAATCCTTTATTGTAACATTGAAGCCCGAAACCTAGTCCTTCACCCACTTAATTCTTTTCCGCAGGAACAAGAGTTGCAAAAAGACAACAAAAACCTAAGAAGGAAGGTATTGTGATAGTTGCTTGCGATGCTGTAAATGCATTTGCTTTGCTACACTTGTGCTTCTTAAAGGTTAACTGTTATCCTATTTAGTCTCGAGCAAAGTATACAGGACTGCACCCACTATTCCATCCATGGGATAATTTGGCATCATCTATCTCGACTGTTTGTCATATGGTCTATATAATTCGATTGGCAAGGAGGATTTATTGGATGTTTCTTTAGTATTATCGGCAGTGCAGATCACTAATCAAATTCTGCAAGCTTGTTGATGACAGCTGCAAGAAGGTGGTTCACAAACTCAGCTCCAACCATCATGGCCAGATGGAGGTAACAGTGCTGCCAAGAAGCCTCCTCGAGCGGAAGGATTGTTACAGCTACTGGAATATGACCCAGCTTTGCAAGTCGGGTAATGCtcgtttttacgtacaaggaagcAATGCATTCAACAGTTTGTGAGCGGAATAAATGCTTCTTAGTTAACACTAAACACTACACGATAACCTTTGCGGTTGTCTCCTGCAGATCCAGTCAATCATGCACAGCCCCGTCGAACGACGGTGAAGGCGCAGCTCGGGATGACGACGGGCTCATCCCAAGATGGCTTTGACGGCTACGTGTCTCGAGATCACATCGGCGCACCTGTAGTTATAGGTTCCTTTCGCCTATTTCCAAATCCTGTTTATGGCTTTATCTGTCGCTCCCCCCcccaccctcctcctcctcctctctctctctctctctctctctctttgtttcttcgcCCTCGTATAAAGACCAATAGAACGATAATAAAGATACCAACGGTATCGTAGCAACTCAACTCTGTAGCAACTGCAAGATGATGTGACTAGTTGAACTGGTTATTTGTAGCATGGCGTACTCGGTAATCGAGTTGATCTGCACAGAAGCTGAGAACATATTTACTGTCATTTACTTGAGTGTTATGACGGGGAGCCCAAAAGTAGAGTGATGTTAGGGTTCTTGTTGTAGTTGCTGGGTGAAGAATCGAGCGAGAGAGTAGGGATGGAAAGTCTTCTTCTACTTATGTTTTATGTTTTTTTCGAAAAAACATAGATTTTTCATCATATGAGATTAATCGCATGAGTTTGAGTTATCCCTATTAAAATATGATTTCTTTATGGATCTTTCTCacataaattaaatttttttttctcttacccTCCATAGAAACCCTATAGAGTATCTATCCTCTTTAGGCATCCTAGAGAGAAACTTAAAGTAAAATTATTATTCATATTTTGCTCTTCAATCAAAATCTAGAgatgtataaaatatttataaaaaattaaatcctaAATATCATAAATTTCTTTCTTCACGAGAATTTTGTATTATGATTCCTTATTCTATTCGAATACAGATTATAGaaatccaaaaatatttatcaatcttaatattataatataatttaaataatatatgactaattataaattaatctcaatattaatattatttttgctcgagatattaaaaataactaattataaaaggataatttataattatcgtATAATCTGTTATCTAACTCCTCGATTCTTGGTTGCATGTCTTGTcacacaaaataaaaataagagggAGTGGAGAGCCTAATAAGCTCACCCACGAAACAGCCTCTCGCTCGGTACCATAAGTTCTTTACTGTTCACCCATACACAACAACCTGTAGAAACCGAACGTCGAGTCGTCGATTCCCGAAAAGTCCCATTCCACCACCGGCTATACAAAGCCGAAGACCTGCGTCTTTGTAGCCTCCACCATAACATTGGCTCTCACCTGTTGCCTAAACGGAGCTCTCATGATGGCGATGGCGAAGGCTGTGTCTTCCTTCGGCTTTCTCTGGAGCTGCTGCGGCTCCCTGGTTCGAGGAGCCTTGAATACGATGAAGGCTTCCGCCAGCTTCCTCCGTGGCTGCTGCCGCTCTCCGTTCCCAGGAACCTGCAATACGATGCAGTCTTCGGCCGGCTTTCTCTCGAGCGCCTGCGTCTCACCTGGAATATGATGAAGTCTTCCGCCGGCTTCCTCTGGGGCTATTGCCTTTCTCTGTTTCTAGTAGCCTACGACTACGAGATGACGAAGCCTTCCTCCGGCGTTCTCTGGTTCAGCTGTCGCTTCCTGTTTCCAGAAACCTGCAACAAATTTCAGGTCACGCGCATTCCCCTGTCCACAGTCGCTTATGAGCTCCTGTTTTACTTGTTAAACCACGGAGCCAAGGCGCCATGGAAGCCGTATCTTCTTCTGGTTGTGCTCGTCGCCTCTGCGACCATCGAGATCTTATCACTCTGGAGTGAAGTTGTTCGTGTCTCCAGTGCTCTTTGGACATGCAATTTTGTTCTGCCTCCCTTAGTTTCCCTAAGAATATATCAAGCTCTATTCTGTGTGGTCTCAACTTTGAGATCGTACCTCCTCCTGTGATTTTGATCTGTTCTGCGGAAACAAGTTCGCAGACGTCCAAAATATGCTGAATTCGCAGTTAAACTGCTCATAACTTGAGAGCCAATCTCCGTGTGGTTGATGTCACATTGCACCACACGGTTGTTTCCTAATAGATATGCCCACTCATATGACATCGATGATGTCTTCATCCTCGTCTATCCAATTGTTGTATAACAACTTATATGATATCTCCTGGAATTAGAACAGGTAGAACCGATATACCTTTATACGATCACATTGAAATATGTTGATTTCTTTCTCGGAATAGGATGGTTAAATAGATGGTATGAATTCCAAAAAGGCTCGTTTCCACTGTTGTCATTTTGTTCGCATAGATCAAATGACAAGGAGATTTATTGGATATTTCGTGAGTATTATCGGCAGTGCAGATCACTAATTAAAATCTGCAAGAGTGTTGATGGCAGCTGCAAGAAGGTGGGTCACAAAGTCTGCTCCAACCATCATGGCCAAATGGAGGTGGCAGTGCTGCTAGTAAGCCTCCTCGAGCAGAAGTTAGGTAATGATCGTTCTTACAGCTGCTGGCGTTCGACCCAGCTTTGAAAGTTGGGTAATGATCGTTCTTTTtgttagaaaaacaaaaaaataattaggtAGGGAGTTTGAATATGGGGAAGCGATAAatatcagatttttttttatttatgtgaaTCAGAGTAAGATATAATTTAATACTaagtatattataaataatataataatataggcTAATCATATTAGTGACAGAATACTAAATAAATTGAGataatatatttatgaaaaaaatcatGAGCAAATCAGATCAATCtttcattataaaataatataattataatatcactCTCTAAATTAACTAAAGAATGTCAATATCATATGAAAATTAGGTCCTCATATGAGtttca
Above is a genomic segment from Musa acuminata AAA Group cultivar baxijiao chromosome BXJ3-4, Cavendish_Baxijiao_AAA, whole genome shotgun sequence containing:
- the LOC103981434 gene encoding agamous-like MADS-box protein MADS2; its protein translation is MGRGKVELKRIENKINRQVSFAKRRCGLLKKAHELSVLCDAEVALIVFSAHGRLFEFCSTSSMLKIIERYQMFRNNAESVPTSSEAQNSYQEYLKMKARIEYLQHSQSNLLGEELGPLSINELERLENQIEVSIKQIRSKKMQLMLDQLYDLKDKEQELQKDNKNLRRKLQEGGSQTQLQPSWPDGGNSAAKKPPRAEGLLQLLEYDPALQVGSSQSCTAPSNDGEGAARDDDGLIPRWL